The segment CATTTATCCTCTCCTGCTGATTCTGTGACTCATCTTCATCTCCAAATATATCTGTTATCATTAATCATCATGTAGTTATCTTTATTGCTCCATCCCTCCTTGTAAGCCCAACACAGCTGCTACTCTAGTCTCCAGGGGGCGCTGTCGGTCCTGTTTGTGTCCACTCCTCAGTAATAAAAGCTGTTTCGCTTGTTCCACCTGCAGTGTACGGTAAAGAGGTTCCTGCCATCATCAAGCAGCCTCTGGAGGAGGTCCACATTCACATCAGCAAGAACACCGCCCCCCAAGAGGCCCGGCTGCTGAAGGCTCTGTTCTACGAGGTCATTGGCTGGAACAAGTGACAACATCACAAAGGTGTCAGCAAGAGGTTTGCAGACTTCCATGAAGTGGATAAGTGACGTCACTGAGCGTAGCGAGCGATTTCAGTGCCTCTGTAATTGATGCGAAAGACAGTGGGTTGGAGGCAGGAGACGCATCACACACGTActggtacacaaacacacacacacacaaacacactcttgtATTTTGAGTTAAGCCTTCTGTACAAGGGAATCAAATTTCCAGTTCCTGACTTCATTTgggcagcttctctctctcctctctctcacacacatcccaggaaggacttttattttgaagttgagCTGGGCGATTTGGACTTCAACAGATCTTGTTTTATCAGTTTCTGTCTTCTCTAAGTTCTGACTCACTTTAACCGAGGCTTCCCCTCGCAGAAGTCAAAGTCAGagttgatttgtatttattgtcatAACTACCGTCTGATATGAACGATAAACATgttcaaaaaaagacagaaaactttGTTTTATCGGTTGTTTATTCTCTAACATGAAACACATGATAACATTTTGTATGCAAGTTTATTAACATGCATTCAAAGTCCATGCATATACCCTCTGATGTCAGTGCTGGCCCTCTCTGCGGCTCTGTATTTAATACGTTTGTGAAAAGcaattatttaaagaaaataaagagtattatttttggatgAAAACAGGAACACATTGTGTCTTCTTTTATGCTTTGGTACATGTTTGCTACATATTTTCAGGAGGATGTTGCGcttatgttttaatgatgatatTGTTTACTATTCTTATAAAATGTTTACAGATTCTGCAGAAAAGACCCTGTAAAAACGACCACTAAAGGTCAGTGAGCTTCAAACAAAAAGCCAACAAACATAAATCATCCAACAGCATCTGAAACCCGCTCACCTCACACCTCTCTGGAATTTGCTGCCTGTAACGGTTAATTTAGTACCTTTCTAAAACAGACAAGTCAACAAGCTGCTCTGTgattctctgtctgtcttcacaTCTTCACACACGTTCCCTCACTTTCATAAAcgagaaagaaaagcagaaaatgtaaGAAGCTGGAACCTGCTTTGTTTTCTATACGGAGCCTCTGAAGTCCccctaaaaaatattttttatcttgtgcACGAGATAATTATATTGCTTGAATATttctattctatctatgatattaggcTTTATGACTCTATTTCTTTATAcagtgaatctgaaataaacagaTAGGCCTATAAAACTCGGGAGTAATCCtcttaaaactcacatcaaacactttttaatgtcagctcatcacacacatctgtttagAAACAGACGTGTGTTTATgatcttagtgactgttttaaggtccgtctttcgCCGTTATTAAACTCATCTGATGTGAAGTTTTAGAGAAGTCTGAGCCACTACAGCGTCCAATAAGTGAGTGATGTTCGAtaaagggggcgtgtctgtcagcgTAAAGGCTTCGGCTGAGCCAGTTATCTTTCAGTCAGGAAGCAGATGATTTCTGCTGCTAACAGAACCATGTCTACAAGAGCAGCTATAATATCAAGTACAACTTAATTAAATTAGTGTCCTCCATTTGGCTTTATGTTAAAAATACACATCTGAACTAGTTGGGGAGTTTATGTGGCCGGGAGAAGTGCAAAAACCAAACATTGGGTTACTCTatagaaaaatatgaaacttAAGTGTCCACAAAAAATCCTCAAAAGGCCTCGTTATATtcagaaagttaaaaaatcttaaGCTTGTTGGATCACAGGCTGCCTGCAATCATGTGGGGACAACATCAGCGTGAAGACCCACATGGACGGGAACAAAAGCTGCATCTGAAGATCAAAATAAGAGTTGATCAAGTTATTTCTAAAGAGTACCTGTTATTTCTGCTCATGTAGGATTAATTAGCTCTATGATTGAGGGCCAGACACAGGACATGATCATAAAAAAAGCATTGGAAGAAAGAAAGTTTCCAATATGTGAACAACAGCCACGTCCCCGAGTTTTATTAATCATCATTATGTTCATAAAGAAACATGTCGTGTCGGGCGTCTCCGTCTCTACCTGATGAAGTTTTTATCAGAGGGAGATACATctgtgaggagggggagggaatCAGAGCAGGGGAGACAGGGTTCAGGAGAGAGGCCTCTTCGTTATGTCCTGTTCTGTCAGGTAGTAGTTCAGGTATCCTCCCAGAGCTCCCACAGCCACTGCGGTCATGTGACTGGAGCAGCCATCtgtgaggggagaggagaaacgGGGAAGAGATGGAAAGTTAGAGGCATCTGTTTTCTTTGAGTGTCTACAGTgtcaaaaatacaaccaaatatGAAAAGCAGTGTTGGAACAAATCAGAGTCAGAAGATAAAGGTGGGAAATGATGACAAAATCAACTCCAAGGGCTGAAAAAGGAAATAAGTAGCACTGCAAGACATCACAGCAAAATGAACAATGAGCTAAAACACATGAGCTTTAACTCTCAGCATGTGTGATGTACATTAGCATATTATTCGATCCGTCCATCACAAACTCACCCGGCAGTatcttctccctcctcttcacccTCCTGTGAGGCTGCAGCTGCTCCAGCAGCTCGTCTCCGATGATCTGAGAGATGATGCTCTCTGAGGACAGAAGCAGAAGGAAAGTAGATTGTTGATCAGAGAATATTTGCTAATGATCTCTGCTGATAGTAAGTTCAGAGGTGCTCAAACACTTACTGTCCCTCCCAAAGCAGCCCACTTCCTCATCCTGGAGCCGGAGGATGTGCTGCAGCCAATCAGCTTTGTAGAAGTCGGAGAAACCAGCCAATCCACAAATGAGGACTGTGGATAGAGAGAAGAGCGGCATAGGTCAGACATTAAAGTTTTCTACTTCATTTTGCACTCTGCAGAATCTCTGAGAATTTCCTCTGATCTGAGGAGTGACCCTCGAGATGACAAACGTCAAAAAACGACCTCATTTCAGTGATTCTATACTAAATGTACACAGTTTGGttatttagaaaacacattccaaaataaaaactgatgttGATTTAAGGACGTTAGCATTTAAGACTCACTGTTCTCGATGAAGATGTCCACCGTCTGCTCGGTCAGCCCGTCTCGGATGATGTCCTGGTTGGTCTTCATCATGTTGGAGCAGAAGATCCTCTCGTAGCTGCGTTCGGTCATGTTGGCTCGGGATGCTCGGGTGTCGCCTTTCAGCAGGTTGGTGCAGCCTCTCTGAGCGGGGAACAGAGACCAGGAAGtaatcacaaacacagattaCACCAGGGTTACAAATACTAAAACAAAGAGTCATCGTGCACCCCTCGTTTCTACCTTTAAGAAAAGTTTCTACAACTGAAACATTCTCTCCTGTATGATAAAAACTTTAACTTCTCTGGTTATTGATCGAGCGTCACATCTCACCATTTTCCCGATCATGAAGTAGAGCAGCTGGTGGGAAAGGGAGTAATGTGGACAACCGAAACGAGTCATGGTGTCCCGACAGGGTTTGGTGACGATGCAGGGCGTCCCGTTCATCTTCCTGctcagacacaaacataaataacaaaCGTGAACTCCCTCAAACCAAAACACTTGATTCATCTTTTTGTTAAAAAGGTCAATATGTGAAAAATACAGTTTCTGAAGTTGCAATCTTACATGAAAATGATCCCCACATTCATTGATTTCGCATTCTGATCATCTTCTGGTGTGCAGACTTTGTCTCTGCCCTGCACCCAGTATTTTTGGACTTAGATGTACGTGCCACTTCTATTTTGTTTGCTGTCTTACAGGCTTAAAAACCTAATTTTTACaatgaaattttaaaaatagaagaaTTTGCAGCAAAACCTCATTTAAAAGAATCTGGAGCCTTGTCCCttgtttattatgttttattttaggaCTATTCCTTTTGTTTTAATTCTGAGGACTTGGCGCACGATATTCGGTCTAGACAAGCATCTGCAGATCCAGTCTGGCTGCTGATCACCCCGGCCCTCAGCCGGGGAGGTCACCCTGGCAGGAAACTCTGAGGGAACGAATACTGTAGTTTTATCAGGGCTCCTCCTATCCAGATTCTGGCAGCTGTATAGTAGGAGGACTTAAGTTATTAAAGCACAGTTAAAGCTGGGAGTCCAGAATAGGTTTAAAAAGTGGATTAATTATTTTACCATCAGCCTTCTGTTTAGTTCAGGTCAGTGCTGGCAGCTAAACTGAAGGCCTTTAGGAGGGCACACCAGCTCAGTCTGTTTTTAGATGGTGTGAACCTCTGTCTGGTTTCTTATATGTGTCAGAGAACGCTGCTCTCTTTAGGCGTTTGTTTCCCTACCAGGTACCCAGCAGCAGGGTCAGACATTTGTCACTGAGCTGCTCGTCGTAGCACTCTGTGGTCATGGTGGAGGAGTAGACCAGGCTGGGGTCTGTGGAGCTCCAGCCCTGAGGAATCAACCAGAAAGTCCAGGATagcagaggctcaaactctgcatggagagaaagaatgaaagagagaataaaGTTTACACGTGATAGCTTTGGAAGAAATGTGGAAACACTGATGACAAACAAGCTTAAAGGAACATTTCATTGTCACTTCTTCAATGAGTGAtattcacacacgcacaaaacTCCAAAAGAGAGAACTTCACAAATATTCTCATGtcgggctgcatgtgtgaaaatgaAATTTTCACACTCATTAGCTTTAGTTAAATTTCTGCAAGAAATCAAACGTGAGAATGCTGCAGGAAACATTCAGGAGAATTCCCCATGAGCGGGTTGGTGATGATGTTTAtctatcaatcagactttatttataaagagcttttcatgcaatgacattttaacacaaagttctgtacataaaaaaaaagaatacataaaaaaaaaagatatataaaaataattttaaaaagcccccccatcctaatcccaaccccagccccaacTCCAAATCCAcaccacaatcctaaggttaagaacacaatatatgcaacaataatacaaatattattactgttgttactattattattattattattattattattaataataataatgaaaataaaaataaataaataaaaaagaagttgctgaacgaactgaggaaacgctctcatgatatcttaatgaggtaaaataagatgttaaaactcaacacaggaaattaaactcacaaaaaaaaatacatttctaagataataacaCTAAAATATCAAACCATTAGAAGAAAATAATATGCTATAcgtttaataaataaatgaatgaaaattaataaaaatgggctaaaatttgaactaaataataaacaaataattaataaataaatacttgaataaaaagtgactgaaatttgaactagataataaaaaaataaagtaaggtgaaataaaatgttgtaagaataaaaatcagttaaaagtcagactaaaaaggtcagtctaaaaatgtgtttatatcaTGTGAGCTGTGCAAACTGAAATagctctctgtttctttcctctATCTACACTGTGGATTGGTCAGCATGCCCCAACTCCTAAGACTCAGCCCCCTCCATCCTCCTTCTCCCACTCCCCCCCGCCCAACAGAGAAGACTTCACGCTGTGATGGACATGTGTGAACGAGCAACAGAGGCAGAGCTCCTGGAATTTCTAAAGATGTTCAGGAGACATAAAACTGAAGACACAGACGACCTGTGACTTCAGTCGACGTCTCTTTTTCCTAAACAAACATTATTCCTAAAAACCTGCAGCTTATTATTTTTCTTAGTTTGGGGTGTTTGTGTTATTCGTGTACTTAAATTGACCGGTTCAGATCCAGCACAGTGTTTGTgtaatgcaaaacaaaacagacagacatactgtttaaaaaggaaagaagaggaactTACTCTTTAACTAAAATCTGTCCGTCAAGTTTTCACACACTAAGAATAAAAATCTAAGCCTGTcagtgacaacaacaacaacaacaacaagctctTTAAGTGGATTTACTTTGATCAGGCACATTATCCCAGAAAGATTACTCCCAGCCCTGACAGTAAGTCTCGCAGCTGCTGGGCGAAGCTGTCCACTGGTGCAACTTCAAACTTCAAGTGGTTGTTGATCTCTAACATTTTGAAGACGTCTATGATGGCGTTGTGTACCAGCATCACACTGAGACTCTCGTTCTCACCTCTGAAGTACTTCGGGTCGTTCTGCTGCAGGGCGGTGACGGCCTTCTCAAAGCTCTGGTCCAGTCTTTTCACCAGAGCCACGGAGGTGGTTCTCTGGGCCCAGCTGACGGGGTCTGTGTGAGGCCACGTCCGAACGGCCTCCTTCAGCTCAGCTTGGATGAAAACCAGACACATGGAACATTTTAGCTCTCAGGGTGAAAACATGTGCAACAACAACATCTGTGCATGCATACAGTCATGGTCACCAGAGAACAAATCCCTCTGACTTTCCAGCGACACCATGAGGTGCAGAATTGTGCCAAGAAATCACAGCAGACCACAACTTGTTCGACTTCTTGCCTGAATCTAAATAATGAAGTTATAccttatttaaaaacattataacatcagaaaggaaaggaaacatcCTGCTATGTCTACACAGTAAATCTATCAGAATAACActgaacattaaaaataaaaatgaggaaagttatttgtttactttgagagtctcaaacttttcagccttcAAACACTTAATTTCCCCCCAAATGTTCAATCACAAGCATATTGTACCTTTAAACAAAATCATAAATAACATGAAGGAATACTTTTCCATTATTGGAGGTGGAAAATGACCCACTTCAGCTGCACCACATCCAGACAAACATGTCTCCTGCAGCTGCACATGTTTGTCTTCTCTGCAGCCTGCATCCAGCACAGGACGTGTATACATACCCTGCAGCATGAGGAACCCCACCACCCCGTCCAGGTTGATGTGCTCGTGCTGTCGCTCCAGGAAGGATGCTCCTCTGTTCAGGCTGCTCAGGATGTCATCGATCACCTCCGCCCGCGACCCGGACACTGCGGCAAACAGAGCCAGCACTGCGGCTAGCGTGTGCGCCGCTGCCCGCATCTTCTCACGGCCTGGAGGCTCCGGGACGGTGTTCTCCTCCGACAGGAACAAGACCGAGACAGGGGCAGGGAGGACGGGCTGGCTCTGCTCTAACAGCGGGGGGAGTgaaagtgaggaggagaggaaacagccGTGACGTCAGAGGAGCTCCTATTACGAAATCAGAaattaaaaccttaaaaagtTCTTCACCTGTTTAAATATTCAGGGTCACGTGACATTTCTACACCTGAACACATAtctctgagttttttttaaaggatgagCTTTGCAATATTTTAGGGGACCAAATAACGACTTTGAAGGTCTTTGCACAAAATTAAAAGACACTTAATTAATTATGAAAAGTAatactaataatgataatttattaaaataataaagagaaaaaatgtgcaatctttaaaaagtcaaaagtcaattTAGTCAATTTAATTAATGCTTCATGTTTTGAGGAGTATTAAtactatttaaatatttttattgacagcagttattttggattttaatgatttattgtcgatttattattttaaaataatacaaattgagATAAATGTGTTTAGTAATAAAGGTTGCTTCAACTTTGttttcaagtgtccacttgcaGGAAAATTGTAGCTAATCTATGTGTACAGGGTGTGGTCTATTTAAAAAAGtagtttgaattttttattaTCCTAATTacaatttataaaataatttgtttttattaatttaacttcttttaatcattattattatttttaatattattattttgtatgtatgtagttattttttattaattattatttaatatttatttatttagttgatTTTACTTTCAGACTATGGACTAGGTGTTGACTCTAATGgcttcattgttgttttgtgaaatttttGAGTCTCATAAAAACATTCCAAAAGAAAATAAGGAGTTTTCCCATTGATATTCGGAATTGATTTATCTAATAACCAGACTCCTCTCCTTCATATGACATAAAACAGTTAGTTATTTACCAATAAACACGTCAGaaaaaataactacaaaagCCTAAAAAATAACTTCGCGAACCCTTACATTTATCATGTGAGTTCTTGGATGGTCGCAAGTCCCTAAGTCAGACAAGAGCCAGACTCTCTGACTTGGGTGACCAAACTGAGGCACAGATTTTTGCATTACTTTGcataaaaactgtttaaaagtTAGTTTTTATAATGCTCAGAGGTTAAATCAGTCTGGGGCTGTCAGTCAACTTACTATCATGACTGAAACCATGTA is part of the Notolabrus celidotus isolate fNotCel1 chromosome 20, fNotCel1.pri, whole genome shotgun sequence genome and harbors:
- the c20h16orf89 gene encoding UPF0764 protein C16orf89 homolog; translated protein: MRAAAHTLAAVLALFAAVSGSRAEVIDDILSSLNRGASFLERQHEHINLDGVVGFLMLQAELKEAVRTWPHTDPVSWAQRTTSVALVKRLDQSFEKAVTALQQNDPKYFREFEPLLSWTFWLIPQGWSSTDPSLVYSSTMTTECYDEQLSDKCLTLLLGTWKMNGTPCIVTKPCRDTMTRFGCPHYSLSHQLLYFMIGKMRGCTNLLKGDTRASRANMTERSYERIFCSNMMKTNQDIIRDGLTEQTVDIFIENILICGLAGFSDFYKADWLQHILRLQDEEVGCFGRDKSIISQIIGDELLEQLQPHRRVKRREKILPDGCSSHMTAVAVGALGGYLNYYLTEQDITKRPLS